AATAAATGGTTTTTTCGCATTCGCGGTTTACGACAAAGAAGATGAATCCGTGTTTATTGCAAGGGATCGATTTGGTATAAAACCCCTTTTATATTTACAGGATGAAGACAAACTTATTTTTGGATCAGAAATGAAAGCGCTGCTTTCTTATAATATTTCCAAAGAAATCGACTTCGAATCACTCCATTCCTATTTAGAATTAAACTATATACCTGCCCCGCATTCAATATTCAAAAATGTAAAAAAATTACTACCTGGCCACTTCCTGAAAATAACCGAGCAAGTAGAATCAGAATGCTACTACGAAATCCCTGCGCCTAATACCTATTCATCCCATACATACAATGAGGCAAAAAAACAGACGTTAGAAATCTTAGAGAAATCTGTACAACGCAGGTTGGTATCTGATGTACCATTAGGCACTTTCTTAAGTGGAGGAATTGACTCTAGTATCATTACGGCTTTAGCATCGAAACATCACAACAAAATCAACACCTTTTCTATTGGATTCAAAGATAACAAGATGTTTGATGAAACATTCTACTCTCGTTTAGTTGCAAAGAAATTCAATACAAATCACACTGAATTCGCACTTTCCACGGATGAATTACACGAAAGTCTTCATTCAACGCTAGACTATTTAGACGAGCCGTTTGCAGACTCATCTGCATTGGCGGTAAATCTTCTTAGCAAATACACACGCCAACATGTAACGGTTGCATTGTCTGGAGATGGAGCCGATGAGCTTTTTTCAGGATACAACAAACACAAAGCAGAATACGAAGTCAGAAACCCTGGATTTATGGCTAATGCAATCCGTAAATCTTCTTTCATTTGGGAAAACATTCCACAGAGCAGAAGCAATAAAATCGGAAACATTTCAAGGCAACTCCATCGATTTAGAGATGGAATAAACTTATCAGCCAAAGAACGATATTGGAATTGGGCCAAATTCAATGATATTTCTTCACAAAACATTCTTAATCATACTTTAGAGAAAGACATCCTTGATAAAAGAAAAGAAACTCTTTTAAAAGACATAAAAAACGAGGGCGATTTCAACGACATCCTACGATCTGACATGCATCTAGTTCTTCCAAACGATATGCTTCACAAAGTCGATATGATGTCTATGGCAAATAGTTTAGAAGTTAGAACGCCATTTCTGGATCACGAATTAGTTGATTACGTTTTTAACTTAACTCCTGATTTTAAAATAAATCGAAAAATTAAAAAGAAACTTTTACAAGACACTTTCCAGTCAATTTTACCCAGTGAGCTCTACGATAGACCAAAGAAGGGATTTGAGGTTCCATTATTAAGTTGCTTTAAAACCGAACTTAAAAGTTTAATAAATGATGAACTTCTTGAAGACTCTTTCGTTAAAGAGCAAAACATATTCAACCCAAGCAAAATAAAAGAATTAAAATCGCGATTATTTTCCAATTCACCTGGAGCTATTGAATCCCAAATTTGGGGATTAATTGTATTCCAAACATGGTGGAAAAAATGGATGGCATGATCGCATTCTAAATCATAGAAACAAGCAGATATGCCTCGAGTATTGAGAATCATTAACCGGTTCAACCTAGGTGGACCAACTTTTAACGTTAGCTACTTATCAAAGTACATGTCTGATGATTACGAGACAATGTTAATAGGAGGCGAAAAGGAAGAAAGCGAGGATAGTTCATTATTCATCTTAGAGAAACTAGGGTTAAATCCTCTACTAATTCCAGAAATGAAGAGAAGCCTTAACCCGCTCAATGATCTTAAAGCCTATTTCAAAATTCGGAAAATCATAAAGGAATTTAAACCTGATATCGTGCACACACATGCAGCAAAATCGGGGGCACTAGGACGGTTAGCAGCATACCATTGTAAAGTCCCTATAATAGTACATACATTTCATGGGCATGTCTTCCACTCCTACTTCTCTACAATTATAACCTCTGTGTTCAAAATCATCGAAAGATATTTGGCATCAATCAGTACACAGATTATTGCCATATCAGAAATTCAAAAGAAGGAACTCGTTAACATTCACAAAATATCCGCTGAAAACAAAACCAGTATCGTACCTCTCGGTTTCGATCTATCAAAATTCAAAGAAGACAAACAAAAAAAGCGAGAAGCATTTAGAACTAAATTTAACATTAAAGAAAATGATATAGTTATATCAATTATTGGACGTTTAGCTCCTATTAAAAACCACAAACTATTTCTTGAGTCTATTGAATATATTGTTCAAAAAACTAATAAAAATATAAAAGCACTTATAGTTGGCGATGGACAAGAAAAGGCAAAACTACAGACATTAACATCCGAATTAGATCTCGACTTCACGGAAAAAGAATTCAATCGTGATAGCCAAGTAATAGCATATACATCTTGGATAAAAGAAGTAGATGAAGTATTAGCTGGTTCAGACATTGTAGCACTAACATCTTTTAACGAGGGCACACCTGTCAGCTTAATTGAAGCCCAAGCTGCAGGAAAACCTATTGTATCAACAAGAGTAGGAGGAATTGAAAATATTGTTAATGAAAATATTACAGCTCTACTTTCTCCAAGCGATGATTTGAATGCTTTTAAATTAAACTTACTTGAACTAATTGAGAATGATTCTAAAAGAGAAGAAATGACAAAATCAACGTCAGGAAAATCTACTAAAGAATTTGAATATCAAACCTTATGTAGCAACATGGAGTGGTTATATGAGCAATTAATAAAGATGACAAATAGAGATTAAATTAACTGCAGATCACTTCTATTATTTGATTTGCATACTATTTAATACTTTTACTTAAATACAAACAGCAACATGACACCAATTTCCCGATTTTGTTTATTGATCTTTTTAATGAGTTCAACATTAAGCTCTTGCTATTTCAATCCAAGTATGATGTTGAAAACAAAGAGAGATTATCAATTCTCTAGCTTCCCAAAAGAAAGTAATCAGGAGTACGTGATTTCGCCGAATGATAGACTGACATTTCG
The sequence above is a segment of the Flavobacteriales bacterium genome. Coding sequences within it:
- the asnB gene encoding asparagine synthase (glutamine-hydrolyzing), producing MCGITGIVSFSEQGKSFHDSIDKAVSALSKRGPDSYGTFRDKNVSLGHTRLSIIDTSSASSQPFTDPTGRFTIVYNGEFYNYASIKDELQNDGVQFITTGDTEVLLQLYIKLKEKSLEKINGFFAFAVYDKEDESVFIARDRFGIKPLLYLQDEDKLIFGSEMKALLSYNISKEIDFESLHSYLELNYIPAPHSIFKNVKKLLPGHFLKITEQVESECYYEIPAPNTYSSHTYNEAKKQTLEILEKSVQRRLVSDVPLGTFLSGGIDSSIITALASKHHNKINTFSIGFKDNKMFDETFYSRLVAKKFNTNHTEFALSTDELHESLHSTLDYLDEPFADSSALAVNLLSKYTRQHVTVALSGDGADELFSGYNKHKAEYEVRNPGFMANAIRKSSFIWENIPQSRSNKIGNISRQLHRFRDGINLSAKERYWNWAKFNDISSQNILNHTLEKDILDKRKETLLKDIKNEGDFNDILRSDMHLVLPNDMLHKVDMMSMANSLEVRTPFLDHELVDYVFNLTPDFKINRKIKKKLLQDTFQSILPSELYDRPKKGFEVPLLSCFKTELKSLINDELLEDSFVKEQNIFNPSKIKELKSRLFSNSPGAIESQIWGLIVFQTWWKKWMA
- a CDS encoding glycosyltransferase, encoding MPRVLRIINRFNLGGPTFNVSYLSKYMSDDYETMLIGGEKEESEDSSLFILEKLGLNPLLIPEMKRSLNPLNDLKAYFKIRKIIKEFKPDIVHTHAAKSGALGRLAAYHCKVPIIVHTFHGHVFHSYFSTIITSVFKIIERYLASISTQIIAISEIQKKELVNIHKISAENKTSIVPLGFDLSKFKEDKQKKREAFRTKFNIKENDIVISIIGRLAPIKNHKLFLESIEYIVQKTNKNIKALIVGDGQEKAKLQTLTSELDLDFTEKEFNRDSQVIAYTSWIKEVDEVLAGSDIVALTSFNEGTPVSLIEAQAAGKPIVSTRVGGIENIVNENITALLSPSDDLNAFKLNLLELIENDSKREEMTKSTSGKSTKEFEYQTLCSNMEWLYEQLIKMTNRD